The genomic window GTCGATGCTCGACGTGTCGATCCGGTTGGGCGTGCTGAACCTGCTGGCCGACCTGCAGCGCGAGCAGGGGCTCGGCGTGCTGTACATCACGCACGACCTGGCGACCGCGCGCCACTTCTCGGACGAGATCCTGGTCATGTACCGCGGCGACATCGTGGAGCGGGGTGCGTCCGACCGGGTGATCCTCGACCCGCAGCACGAGTACACCCGTCGGCTGCTCGAGGCCGCGGCCGACCCCGAGCGTCTCGGAGCGCTCCGCGACGAGGTGCGCAGCGGCCGCTGAGCGTCCCGGCATCCGTTGTCGGGACGGTTCCCGTCGCTCGGGACGGGCGGATGCGGCGGTCCCGAGCGAAGGGAACCGTCCCGGGAGGCGGGAAGCGGGGGGCGGGAGGCGGGCGGCAGGCGGTGCCCGCGTTCCTGCGGATCGCCGCCGTCGTTTTGCGCGCGATCCGGTGGGAGCGCGACCATTGGAAGGGGAGGCACGAGGATGGCCGAGATCGACGCGGGGACACCGACGTGGTTGCGCGCGCGCAACGACCGTGAGGCGTTCCGGCTGCTGCTCGAGCACGGCCCGCTCACCCGGGCGCGCCTGGGGGAGCTGTCGGGCCTGTCGAAGCCGACCGCCGCGCAGATGATCAGCCGCCTCGAACGGGTGGGCCTGATCCGTGCGGTCGGCGAGGTCTCGGCCGGCCGCGGTCCGAACGCGGTCAGCTACGGTGTGCGCACCGATCGCATCGCGGGCGTCGCGGTCGCCATGCTCAACGACGAGGCGCGCGCGACCCTGGTCGACGTGGTCGGGGCGGAGCATCCGATCGCGATCGTGCCGCACGATCGGGCCTCGCGCTCACCCGAGGGTGATGTGCGCCGCGCCGTCGAGGCGGCGTGCCGCGTCGCCGACATCGACCCCGGCGCGGTGCGGCTCGTCACCGTGGGCGTGCAGGCGGCGTACGACGCCGACGGCGACGTCATCTCGTACACCGACACGCTGCCCGGTTGGCCGGCCGTCGGTGCGCGCCGACGCATCGAACTCGCGCTCGAATCCGAGGTCGTGCTCGAGAACGACGTGAACCTCGCCGCGATGGCCGAGCGCGCAGGCGGGGCGGCGACGGATGCCTCGAGCTTCGTGCTGCTCTGGATGGGCGACGGTCTCGGCGTCGCGACCGACGTCGGCGGCCTCGTGCAGCGCGGCGCGGTCGGCGGCGCCGGCGAGATCGGCTACCTCGAGGTGCCGCGAAGCGCCGCACGGCTCGATCCCGCGGCCGAGGACTACACCGACCTGCTCGGCGGTCGCGCGGTCGCGCGACTGCTCGGCGAGCCCGGCGCGCGGCTCGCCGAGGTGCTGGCGGGCCTTCCGGAGCAGGATGGCGCACTCGCGGCGCTCGCCGACCGCGTCGCGCTCGCGGTCGTTCCCATCGT from Agromyces sp. LHK192 includes these protein-coding regions:
- a CDS encoding ROK family transcriptional regulator, with product MAEIDAGTPTWLRARNDREAFRLLLEHGPLTRARLGELSGLSKPTAAQMISRLERVGLIRAVGEVSAGRGPNAVSYGVRTDRIAGVAVAMLNDEARATLVDVVGAEHPIAIVPHDRASRSPEGDVRRAVEAACRVADIDPGAVRLVTVGVQAAYDADGDVISYTDTLPGWPAVGARRRIELALESEVVLENDVNLAAMAERAGGAATDASSFVLLWMGDGLGVATDVGGLVQRGAVGGAGEIGYLEVPRSAARLDPAAEDYTDLLGGRAVARLLGEPGARLAEVLAGLPEQDGALAALADRVALAVVPIVALIDPEVVVLGGPTGVAGGARLAELVAERSDLAMHPGVPIRASGIGPDGVLDGARRLLVGRIRDRLEMQISTAAIPLGA